A stretch of the Vagococcus xieshaowenii genome encodes the following:
- the pepT gene encoding peptidase T, whose product MYKNLVPRFINYVKKETRSDHSSQTVPSTPTQVEFAHMLVEELKELGMSDVKYNEANGFVTAELPSNTDKEGVRSIGFIAHMDTADFNAVGVNPQFVENYDGQSDITLGDSQYKLTVKDFPNLANYAGQTLITTDGTTLLGADDKSGIAEIMTAMEILISQPDIKHGKIKVAFGPDEEIGVGADRFDVEDFDVDFAYTMDGGPVGELNYETFSAAQANITIHGKNVHPGTAKNTMINALSLAIEFDNQLPAKERPQFTEGYEGFFHLMELSGNEEEAKMGYIIRDHKREAFEARKALITEIQTNMNARFDEERIVIDMYDQYYNMGEVIEKDMSIIELAKEAMVEAGIEPKVEPVRGGTDGSKISYMGLPTPNIFAGGENMHGRFEFVAVESMQKATDVIVGIIKLNEQKA is encoded by the coding sequence ATGTACAAAAATTTAGTGCCACGTTTTATTAATTATGTAAAGAAAGAAACACGCTCAGATCATTCTAGCCAAACAGTTCCATCAACACCAACACAAGTAGAATTCGCTCATATGTTAGTGGAAGAACTAAAAGAACTAGGCATGTCTGATGTGAAATACAATGAAGCAAATGGATTTGTAACAGCTGAGTTGCCAAGTAATACTGACAAAGAAGGCGTTCGCAGCATTGGATTTATTGCTCATATGGATACAGCTGATTTTAATGCCGTTGGAGTTAATCCTCAATTTGTTGAGAACTATGATGGGCAATCAGACATTACATTAGGTGATAGTCAATATAAATTAACAGTGAAAGATTTCCCTAACTTAGCTAATTATGCAGGTCAAACACTTATTACAACAGATGGTACAACATTATTAGGCGCAGATGATAAATCTGGTATTGCTGAAATTATGACTGCAATGGAAATCTTAATTAGTCAACCTGATATTAAACATGGTAAAATCAAAGTGGCCTTTGGTCCAGATGAAGAAATTGGTGTCGGCGCTGATCGCTTTGATGTTGAAGATTTCGATGTTGATTTTGCTTATACAATGGATGGGGGTCCAGTTGGCGAATTGAACTATGAAACATTTAGTGCTGCTCAAGCCAATATTACCATTCATGGTAAAAATGTTCATCCAGGAACAGCTAAAAATACGATGATTAATGCGTTATCTTTAGCGATTGAATTTGATAATCAATTACCAGCCAAAGAACGTCCACAATTTACAGAAGGTTACGAAGGTTTCTTCCACTTAATGGAATTATCAGGTAATGAAGAAGAAGCAAAAATGGGTTATATTATTCGTGATCATAAACGTGAAGCGTTTGAAGCTCGTAAAGCGTTAATAACTGAAATTCAAACAAACATGAATGCACGTTTTGATGAAGAACGTATTGTAATTGACATGTATGATCAATATTACAATATGGGCGAAGTTATTGAAAAAGATATGAGTATTATTGAATTAGCTAAAGAAGCAATGGTTGAAGCTGGGATTGAACCAAAAGTTGAGCCTGTACGTGGTGGAACAGATGGTTCTAAGATTTCATATATGGGCTTACCTACACCTAATATTTTTGCTGGAGGCGAAAATATGCATGGACGTTTTGAATTTGTCGCTGTTGAAAGCATGCAAAAAGCGACTGATGTTATCGTAGGTATTATTAAATTAAACGAACAAAAGGCTTAA
- a CDS encoding tRNA (adenine(22)-N(1))-methyltransferase, translating into MNEQKLSKRLERVASFVPKDAVVADIGSDHAYLPAWLYLNNKITRAIAGEVVEGPFNSAKSLVASLGLEDKISVRLADGLEVLSKEDNVTAITICGMGGSLIRDILSRGKHKGHLVGTERLILQPNVGEPTLRRWLQQEGYEILLEDILEEDQKIYEIIVAEKTGNKTDYDDKTLFFGPFLLKNHDEIFIKKWQYQLEKYHYILSSMEQATHVEPNKLIEVKEKISWIEEVM; encoded by the coding sequence ATGAATGAACAAAAATTATCCAAACGGTTAGAAAGAGTGGCAAGTTTTGTACCAAAAGATGCTGTAGTGGCAGACATTGGATCAGATCATGCTTATTTACCTGCTTGGTTATATTTAAATAATAAAATTACGCGTGCGATTGCTGGAGAGGTTGTAGAGGGACCTTTTAATTCGGCGAAGTCTTTAGTAGCTTCTTTAGGACTAGAAGATAAAATTTCTGTAAGATTAGCAGATGGGTTGGAAGTTCTTTCTAAAGAAGATAATGTTACAGCTATCACTATTTGCGGAATGGGTGGCTCACTGATTAGAGACATTTTATCTCGTGGGAAACATAAAGGTCACCTGGTTGGGACAGAGCGTCTTATTTTGCAACCGAATGTTGGTGAACCTACATTAAGACGTTGGTTACAACAAGAGGGCTATGAAATTCTTTTAGAAGATATTCTAGAAGAAGATCAAAAAATTTATGAAATAATCGTTGCTGAAAAAACAGGTAATAAAACAGACTATGACGATAAGACTTTATTTTTTGGTCCGTTTTTACTAAAAAATCATGATGAGATTTTTATCAAAAAATGGCAGTATCAATTAGAAAAATACCACTATATTTTATCTAGTATGGAACAGGCTACACATGTTGAACCAAATAAATTAATCGAAGTGAAAGAAAAAATCAGTTGGATTGAAGAGGTGATGTAA
- a CDS encoding deoxyribonuclease IV, with protein sequence MLIGSHVSMSGKAMLLGAAQEAASYNASTFMIYTGAPQNTRRKAVEEMNIEKGQLMMKEAGLSHMVVHAPYIINLGNTTKPENFPFAVQFLKDEIMRAQALGGTQITMHPGAHVGAGVDAGINQIIKGLNEVLTKEQVPQIALETMAGKGTEIGRSFEELARIIEGVELNEKLSVTLDTCHIHDAGYDVTDFDAVLTEFDKIIGLDRLKVIHVNDSKNIRGAGKDRHANIGFGEIGFEALNRIVHHEALKDLPKILETPYVGEDKKTAKAPYKHEIEMFKEQKFNPNLLEDIQK encoded by the coding sequence ATGTTAATAGGATCACACGTAAGTATGAGCGGTAAAGCAATGCTATTAGGCGCTGCACAAGAGGCAGCAAGTTATAACGCAAGTACATTTATGATATATACTGGGGCACCCCAAAATACGCGTCGTAAAGCAGTTGAAGAAATGAATATTGAAAAAGGACAATTAATGATGAAAGAGGCTGGATTAAGCCATATGGTGGTACATGCACCCTATATTATTAATTTAGGCAACACAACCAAGCCTGAAAACTTTCCATTTGCTGTTCAATTTTTAAAAGATGAAATCATGCGTGCTCAAGCATTGGGAGGCACTCAAATCACTATGCACCCCGGAGCTCATGTCGGAGCTGGAGTGGATGCAGGGATTAACCAAATCATCAAAGGGTTAAACGAAGTACTGACAAAAGAACAAGTACCACAAATTGCATTAGAAACAATGGCCGGTAAAGGAACAGAAATTGGTCGATCTTTTGAAGAACTTGCTCGCATTATTGAAGGGGTCGAATTAAATGAAAAGTTATCAGTAACATTAGATACGTGTCACATACATGATGCTGGCTATGATGTGACAGACTTCGATGCTGTGTTAACAGAATTTGATAAAATCATCGGATTAGATCGATTAAAAGTCATTCATGTCAATGATTCAAAAAATATTAGAGGGGCCGGTAAAGACCGCCATGCTAATATTGGATTTGGAGAAATTGGATTTGAAGCACTTAATCGTATTGTGCATCATGAGGCATTAAAAGATTTACCTAAAATATTAGAAACGCCTTATGTTGGAGAAGATAAAAAAACAGCAAAAGCTCCTTATAAACATGAAATTGAGATGTTTAAAGAACAAAAATTTAACCCAAATTTATTGGAAGATATCCAAAAATAA
- a CDS encoding Nif3-like dinuclear metal center hexameric protein: MLASAFIERFEEYFPLELAEPGDPVGLHIGTLNKEIKRVMITLDVRPEVVAEAIEKKIDLLIAKHPPIFRPVKDLITDHPQQQMFADLLRHDIAVYAAHTNMDIVPNGLNDWFCELLGIEETTYITKTHEINNQSYGIGRVGDIKQAMTLEELVYQVKDTFKLDGLRLISRSPQNIVKRVAICGGSGEKFYRDAQKAGADVYITGDVYYHTGHDMIADDFSVIDAGHYIESLCKEKIVSLCNEWKKAYNWDIEIVESMENTNPFSYY, encoded by the coding sequence ATGCTAGCATCAGCATTTATCGAAAGATTTGAAGAGTATTTCCCACTTGAACTGGCTGAGCCAGGAGACCCAGTTGGTTTACATATTGGGACATTAAATAAAGAAATCAAACGCGTGATGATTACGTTGGATGTTAGACCAGAAGTTGTGGCCGAAGCAATTGAGAAGAAAATAGATCTATTAATTGCCAAACATCCCCCTATTTTTCGCCCAGTTAAAGATTTAATTACAGATCATCCACAGCAACAAATGTTTGCAGATTTATTACGTCATGATATAGCTGTGTATGCGGCACACACAAATATGGATATTGTGCCAAACGGCTTAAATGACTGGTTCTGTGAATTATTAGGAATAGAAGAGACAACCTATATTACCAAAACACACGAAATAAATAATCAATCATACGGTATTGGTCGGGTTGGTGATATTAAACAAGCAATGACACTAGAAGAATTAGTTTATCAGGTAAAAGATACATTTAAATTAGATGGTCTAAGATTGATTAGCCGTTCACCACAAAACATAGTGAAACGTGTGGCTATATGTGGCGGAAGCGGGGAAAAGTTTTACCGAGATGCCCAAAAAGCTGGAGCCGATGTCTATATAACTGGTGATGTTTATTATCATACAGGTCATGATATGATAGCCGATGATTTTTCTGTCATTGATGCGGGTCATTACATCGAATCTTTATGTAAAGAAAAAATAGTTTCTCTATGTAATGAATGGAAAAAGGCGTATAATTGGGATATAGAGATTGTTGAGTCAATGGAAAATACTAATCCATTTTCTTATTATTAA
- a CDS encoding ABC transporter ATP-binding protein has translation MQIFKKLGWFFKQEKKAYFWGVLSLIIVALLQILTPRIIGLVVNEVNAKTLTKEKLWLYVGIVFVGGICQYILRFIWRTNIWGSAARLEKTLRKRLFHHFTSMDQVFFQKYRTGDLMAHATNDLNAIQNVAGAGVLTLVDSLLNGGITIIAMCLFIDWRLTLIVLIPLPLLGVMSRVLGSKMHDAFKESQEAFSIINDKTQESITGVKVIKTFGQESEDIQEFSEKIDHAITKQNRVNFIDSLFDPLITIIIGLSYVLTLSVGGYFVSKGIIKVGDMVSMFAYISMLVWPMFAIGRLFNVLERGSASYDRIQELLQETSQIAEQTHAINTPAAGDLAFDLTSFTYEGDEKQSLHNVHFLLKEGQTLGLVGKTGAGKTTILKLLLREFDHFDGVINWGNHRLEDYSLDALLSSIGYVPQDNFLFSMTVRDNIRFAKPEATQEEVEEVARLTAIHEDILGFPDGYDTMVGERGVSLSGGQKQRISIARALLLNPELLILDDSLSAVDAKTEESILSNLKTTRQNKTTIIAAHRLSSVMHAQEILVIDEGTISERGNHEQLEALNGWYEDMYERQQLEAKIEGGVA, from the coding sequence ATGCAAATTTTTAAAAAGTTAGGCTGGTTCTTTAAACAAGAGAAAAAAGCTTATTTTTGGGGTGTTTTATCATTAATTATTGTGGCATTATTACAAATTTTAACCCCAAGAATTATTGGATTAGTTGTAAACGAAGTCAATGCAAAGACCTTAACGAAAGAAAAGTTATGGCTGTATGTAGGAATTGTGTTTGTTGGAGGTATTTGTCAGTATATTTTACGTTTTATCTGGCGTACTAACATTTGGGGGAGTGCTGCTAGGTTGGAAAAAACACTAAGAAAACGCCTGTTTCATCATTTTACATCGATGGACCAAGTCTTTTTCCAAAAATATCGCACAGGTGACTTAATGGCTCATGCAACTAATGACTTAAACGCGATTCAAAATGTTGCAGGTGCAGGTGTATTAACCTTAGTTGATTCATTATTGAATGGTGGTATTACCATTATTGCCATGTGTTTATTTATTGATTGGCGATTAACCTTAATTGTCTTAATTCCGTTACCATTATTAGGTGTGATGTCACGTGTGTTGGGTTCCAAAATGCATGATGCTTTTAAAGAATCACAAGAAGCGTTCTCTATTATCAATGACAAAACACAAGAAAGTATTACTGGTGTCAAAGTAATCAAAACATTTGGACAGGAGTCTGAAGATATACAAGAATTTTCAGAAAAAATTGACCATGCGATCACAAAACAAAATCGTGTAAACTTCATTGATTCGTTATTTGATCCATTAATTACTATTATAATTGGATTATCTTACGTCTTAACATTATCTGTTGGGGGTTATTTTGTTTCTAAAGGGATAATTAAAGTCGGTGACATGGTCTCAATGTTTGCTTATATTTCCATGTTAGTTTGGCCAATGTTTGCGATCGGTCGTTTGTTCAATGTCCTTGAAAGAGGAAGTGCAAGCTACGATCGTATTCAGGAACTATTGCAAGAAACGTCTCAAATAGCTGAACAAACACATGCTATTAATACGCCGGCTGCTGGAGACTTGGCATTTGATTTAACATCATTCACCTACGAAGGGGATGAAAAGCAAAGTCTTCATAATGTGCATTTCTTATTAAAAGAAGGCCAAACGTTAGGCTTAGTTGGAAAAACAGGTGCTGGTAAAACGACGATTCTCAAGTTGTTATTACGTGAATTTGATCATTTTGATGGTGTCATTAATTGGGGTAATCACCGATTAGAAGATTATTCTTTAGATGCGTTATTATCATCAATTGGTTATGTACCCCAAGATAATTTTTTATTTTCGATGACGGTTCGTGATAATATTAGGTTTGCAAAACCAGAAGCTACCCAAGAAGAGGTAGAAGAAGTTGCAAGGTTGACTGCTATCCATGAAGATATATTAGGATTTCCGGATGGTTACGACACAATGGTAGGCGAACGTGGCGTGTCACTGTCTGGTGGTCAAAAACAAAGAATATCAATTGCTCGAGCATTACTATTAAATCCAGAATTATTGATTTTAGATGATTCATTGTCAGCCGTTGATGCGAAGACTGAAGAAAGTATTTTGTCTAATCTGAAAACGACTCGCCAAAATAAAACGACGATCATTGCAGCACATCGATTAAGTAGCGTGATGCATGCTCAGGAAATATTAGTCATTGATGAAGGAACTATTAGCGAGCGAGGCAACCATGAACAATTAGAAGCACTAAATGGTTGGTATGAGGATATGTATGAACGTCAACAATTAGAAGCAAAAATAGAAGGAGGGGTTGCTTAA
- the aroD gene encoding type I 3-dehydroquinate dehydratase, with amino-acid sequence MMTRANKPFKTHSNICLPLMARNEADLLVEVDKLVNAKPDIIEWRVDYFDDFETIDLMTDLVNKITPKLNNIPLLVTLRTKREGGKADISDSLYVQLIEQYATHLIIDFLDIQFHSVKNHEGLLTLLKHQQIILVISYHDFTKTLSKEEMMKLLKEMQHYYPSSVYKLAQMPRDFEDVLNVMSVSYEVGKEETVIMIAMGELGKVTRVLTKQLNSWLTFVSLDALSAPGQMTIEQAKELLSQFK; translated from the coding sequence ATGATGACAAGAGCAAATAAGCCATTTAAAACGCATAGCAATATTTGTTTACCTTTAATGGCAAGAAATGAAGCGGACTTGTTAGTTGAAGTAGATAAACTTGTGAACGCAAAGCCGGACATTATTGAGTGGCGCGTTGACTATTTTGATGACTTTGAAACGATTGATTTGATGACTGATTTAGTAAATAAAATAACCCCTAAACTTAATAATATTCCACTGTTAGTAACCTTACGAACAAAAAGAGAAGGTGGTAAAGCTGATATTTCAGACAGCTTATACGTTCAATTGATTGAACAATATGCAACGCATTTAATCATAGATTTTCTTGACATTCAATTTCATTCTGTCAAAAATCATGAAGGGTTGTTGACGTTACTGAAGCATCAACAGATTATTCTTGTTATTAGTTATCATGACTTTACAAAGACATTATCAAAAGAAGAGATGATGAAGCTTTTGAAAGAGATGCAACATTACTATCCATCTTCTGTATACAAACTAGCCCAGATGCCACGAGATTTTGAGGATGTCTTAAATGTGATGTCTGTTTCATATGAAGTAGGCAAAGAAGAAACAGTGATTATGATTGCAATGGGGGAACTAGGTAAGGTTACTCGTGTGTTAACGAAGCAGCTTAACAGCTGGCTAACATTTGTAAGTCTAGACGCTTTGTCTGCACCAGGTCAGATGACAATTGAACAAGCTAAAGAGTTGCTATCACAATTTAAATGA
- a CDS encoding DUF1294 domain-containing protein yields MSTGILVYLIVANVYVFLLMWLDYYQQKTGKKEWPVSEWQMMTIGLCGGGLGGALAMIILGHKENRQRVKIIFSLGLIIAVILFAKMVGWI; encoded by the coding sequence ATGAGTACTGGAATTCTAGTTTATCTGATTGTAGCAAATGTATATGTTTTTCTGTTGATGTGGTTAGATTATTATCAACAAAAAACAGGAAAAAAAGAATGGCCAGTATCTGAATGGCAAATGATGACGATTGGTTTATGCGGGGGTGGCTTAGGTGGTGCCCTTGCCATGATTATTTTAGGACATAAAGAAAATCGTCAACGAGTGAAAATTATTTTTTCTTTAGGGCTAATCATCGCGGTTATCCTTTTTGCAAAAATGGTTGGTTGGATATAA
- a CDS encoding tryptophan transporter: protein MKTTKQTNILALTPIFIVLGQVLTLVTPNLLGVIRPDFALVFLFLCVIIHPTSKQVVVASILTMAMSLLAGGNPLFLLPSFADRLVSAFVCLAIYQLISQGLASNNRFNKGLLFFVSTLVSGGVYVLSVYIIGEMFQLPELLIIFKMGLPMLVVTILITAAINFFIGKFLIQLLALVSKKEY from the coding sequence ATGAAAACAACAAAACAAACCAACATTTTAGCATTAACCCCTATTTTTATCGTGTTAGGACAAGTATTAACCTTGGTAACACCAAATTTGTTAGGCGTTATTCGCCCTGACTTTGCGTTAGTATTCCTTTTTCTATGTGTGATCATCCATCCAACGAGCAAGCAAGTAGTGGTGGCAAGCATTTTGACGATGGCTATGTCGTTACTAGCGGGAGGAAATCCCTTGTTCTTATTGCCATCGTTTGCAGATCGTTTAGTGTCAGCATTTGTTTGCTTAGCTATCTATCAATTAATTAGTCAAGGATTGGCAAGTAATAATAGGTTTAATAAGGGCTTACTCTTTTTTGTTAGCACGCTAGTCAGTGGGGGTGTGTATGTGTTGAGTGTTTATATCATAGGCGAAATGTTTCAGTTGCCAGAGTTACTTATCATTTTTAAAATGGGACTACCCATGTTAGTCGTCACCATTTTAATCACTGCGGCAATTAATTTCTTTATCGGAAAATTTTTGATTCAGTTGTTAGCCCTTGTATCAAAAAAAGAATATTAA
- a CDS encoding YneF family protein: MGTGWVILIAIIALLAGLVGGFFIAKKYMEDYLQKNPPVNEELLRSLMAQMGQKPSEKKIRQMMASMKNQNQKKK, translated from the coding sequence ATGGGTACAGGATGGGTAATTTTAATTGCTATTATAGCGTTATTAGCTGGTTTAGTCGGCGGCTTCTTCATCGCAAAGAAATATATGGAAGATTACTTACAAAAAAATCCACCCGTCAACGAAGAGTTATTACGCTCTTTAATGGCACAAATGGGGCAAAAACCTTCTGAAAAGAAAATCCGTCAAATGATGGCTTCAATGAAAAATCAAAATCAGAAGAAAAAATAG
- a CDS encoding HAD family hydrolase, with amino-acid sequence MIFFDLDDTLYDQMSPFRQAFEEVFYEEKFQTIDLIELFEHRQGFSIEAYSMFTRGEITKLEMFSYRLCRSFEAMGIEITEKQALDFQEAYQGFQETIELDEEMVKVLDECVMNQLPIGILSNGEDLHQWKKIKHLNLEKWFKKEHIFVSGAIGYDKPDRRIFDYVEKQIGLPASELCLVGDNFENDVMGASGAGWKTVFLNKYRLDTSKLRQANYEITSSSELKQLIEHL; translated from the coding sequence ATGATTTTTTTTGATTTAGATGACACACTGTATGACCAAATGTCACCATTTAGACAAGCGTTTGAAGAAGTTTTTTATGAAGAAAAGTTTCAAACAATTGATTTAATCGAATTATTTGAGCATCGTCAAGGGTTTAGTATCGAGGCGTATTCAATGTTTACAAGAGGCGAGATAACAAAATTAGAAATGTTTAGTTACCGCTTATGTCGCTCGTTTGAAGCGATGGGAATTGAAATTACAGAGAAACAAGCGCTAGATTTTCAAGAAGCCTATCAAGGATTTCAAGAAACCATTGAATTAGACGAAGAAATGGTTAAAGTATTAGATGAATGTGTGATGAATCAGTTACCGATAGGAATACTAAGTAACGGAGAAGATCTTCACCAATGGAAAAAGATTAAACATTTAAATTTAGAAAAATGGTTTAAAAAAGAGCATATTTTTGTTTCAGGTGCCATCGGATATGATAAGCCAGATAGACGTATTTTTGACTACGTTGAAAAACAAATAGGTTTACCTGCTAGTGAATTATGCTTAGTAGGGGATAATTTTGAAAATGACGTGATGGGAGCAAGTGGCGCTGGTTGGAAAACAGTTTTCTTAAACAAATATCGTTTAGATACGTCAAAATTACGACAAGCCAATTATGAAATAACATCTAGTAGTGAATTAAAGCAACTTATTGAACACTTATAA
- a CDS encoding transglycosylase domain-containing protein, producing MIVLKTRRKNKRSKTVKDKLIFGGIISMEVIKSTLYLFLGLLLLGGSLGAGIVLGYFTNLTEHTKIPEKKELKKAINNIELVSHINYADGQKIADLRSDIVRTRVSSDQISPLIKNALIATEDEYFNIHKGIVPKALIRAMISDVTGLGGQSGGSTITQQLVKQQLLTNELSFSRKANEILYAVKVEEELSKEEILTAYLNVSPFGRNNKGENIAGVEEASEGIFGVKASEVNLPQAAYIAGLPQSPIVYSPYTNTGELKDDNTIGIDRQQQVLANMYREKLISKKEYEEAKAYDISKDFRKQEKNIQDDKGYLYYLVESEAIKTLMKMYYTADKLTDADIEKDDNLYSKYYTLAERDIRLKGYTIETTIDKDVYYAMNNAVKNNEWLINDWSGNQIQNGSVLMENSTGKVLGFVGGLDYSENQNNHAFQTKRSPGSTMKPILAYAPAIDVGLIGSETMLPDFKRNYKGNSSDVELTNYGKTSSESFISVRNALKKSGNITVVNLYQELLNVTNPESYFDKMKIDMGSDEFLRESIPLGAMDYGMSVFEQTNAYQTLANGGTYQEGHVIQKITDSEGNVVFEHKNEPVQVYKKSTASIMNNLMRDVLTSGTGTTAKNYLYGDVAYADWVGKTGTSESDRDFWFTASTPGVTLSSWIGKSNTDNPNNVNMPQTFGQNNMQLWAAIANAAYQVKPDAFETNKKFTLDSSVKSYQVSDKTGTTIGSFQYNSRNYYTPGKNVTAYYAEGNSPSAPTYQFGVGGTTENYDKFWNQVAKDNQKKKNNTTTKKTNQKTEKKNEKKDKDDD from the coding sequence GTGATCGTACTGAAGACAAGAAGAAAAAACAAAAGAAGTAAAACAGTCAAAGACAAACTGATTTTTGGTGGAATTATTTCAATGGAAGTCATTAAATCCACCTTGTATCTATTCCTTGGACTCCTTTTATTAGGTGGCTCTTTAGGTGCCGGTATTGTCTTAGGCTATTTTACTAACTTAACGGAACATACTAAAATACCTGAAAAGAAAGAATTGAAAAAAGCCATTAATAATATCGAACTAGTTTCACATATTAATTACGCTGATGGTCAAAAAATTGCCGATTTACGTTCAGATATCGTGCGAACGAGAGTAAGCAGCGATCAAATATCGCCATTAATAAAAAATGCGTTAATTGCCACTGAAGATGAGTATTTTAATATTCATAAAGGCATCGTTCCCAAAGCATTAATTCGTGCAATGATTTCTGACGTCACAGGTCTTGGTGGACAATCTGGCGGTTCAACGATTACCCAGCAGTTAGTTAAACAACAGCTATTAACGAATGAACTAAGTTTTTCACGTAAAGCTAATGAAATTTTATATGCGGTAAAAGTTGAAGAGGAATTAAGCAAAGAAGAAATTTTAACGGCTTATTTAAATGTCTCGCCTTTTGGCCGTAATAATAAGGGCGAAAATATTGCTGGCGTTGAAGAAGCATCAGAAGGTATATTTGGTGTTAAAGCTAGTGAGGTTAATCTGCCACAAGCTGCTTATATTGCTGGCTTACCTCAAAGTCCCATCGTTTATAGTCCTTACACAAATACCGGTGAATTAAAAGACGATAATACAATTGGAATAGACAGACAGCAACAAGTCTTAGCGAATATGTATCGTGAGAAATTAATCAGTAAAAAAGAATATGAAGAAGCAAAAGCTTATGACATTTCAAAAGATTTCCGTAAACAAGAAAAAAACATACAAGATGATAAAGGTTACTTATATTACTTAGTTGAATCAGAAGCTATTAAAACGTTAATGAAGATGTACTATACCGCAGATAAATTAACAGATGCAGATATAGAAAAAGACGATAATCTTTATTCTAAATATTATACGCTTGCCGAACGAGATATACGTCTTAAAGGCTATACAATAGAAACGACAATCGACAAAGATGTCTACTATGCCATGAACAATGCAGTCAAAAATAATGAATGGCTTATTAATGATTGGTCAGGTAATCAAATTCAAAATGGTAGTGTTCTGATGGAAAATAGTACCGGTAAAGTACTCGGGTTTGTTGGTGGTCTAGATTATTCAGAAAACCAAAATAACCACGCATTCCAAACAAAACGCTCACCAGGTTCTACTATGAAACCAATATTAGCCTATGCACCTGCAATTGATGTCGGCTTAATTGGAAGTGAAACAATGTTACCAGATTTCAAGCGTAACTATAAAGGTAATTCAAGTGATGTCGAATTAACAAACTATGGAAAAACTTCTAGTGAATCATTCATTTCCGTTAGAAATGCATTGAAAAAATCTGGAAATATCACGGTAGTTAACCTTTATCAAGAGCTACTCAATGTAACCAATCCTGAAAGCTATTTTGACAAAATGAAGATAGATATGGGATCTGATGAATTTTTAAGAGAATCTATTCCACTTGGTGCGATGGATTATGGGATGAGTGTTTTCGAACAAACAAATGCGTATCAAACGTTAGCAAATGGTGGTACCTACCAAGAAGGTCATGTTATTCAAAAAATTACTGATTCAGAAGGCAATGTAGTTTTTGAGCATAAAAATGAGCCTGTTCAAGTGTACAAAAAATCAACAGCTTCAATCATGAATAATTTAATGAGAGATGTTTTAACAAGCGGTACTGGAACAACTGCGAAGAATTATTTATACGGAGATGTTGCATATGCAGATTGGGTAGGAAAAACTGGGACATCTGAAAGCGATCGTGATTTTTGGTTTACAGCATCCACACCTGGTGTCACGTTAAGCTCATGGATTGGTAAGTCAAATACTGATAATCCGAACAATGTTAACATGCCACAAACCTTTGGACAAAACAACATGCAGCTATGGGCGGCTATAGCTAATGCTGCCTATCAAGTAAAACCTGATGCGTTTGAAACAAATAAAAAATTTACACTTGATAGTTCTGTTAAATCTTATCAAGTCTCTGATAAAACTGGGACAACTATCGGATCATTCCAATATAACTCTCGTAACTACTATACACCTGGTAAAAACGTTACAGCCTATTACGCTGAAGGTAACAGTCCATCGGCTCCAACTTATCAATTTGGTGTAGGAGGAACAACAGAAAATTATGATAAGTTTTGGAATCAAGTAGCAAAAGATAATCAAAAGAAGAAAAATAATACAACTACCAAAAAAACAAATCAAAAAACAGAAAAGAAAAACGAGAAAAAAGATAAAGATGATGACTAA